A genomic region of Saccopteryx bilineata isolate mSacBil1 chromosome 1, mSacBil1_pri_phased_curated, whole genome shotgun sequence contains the following coding sequences:
- the DHX29 gene encoding ATP-dependent RNA helicase DHX29, protein MGGRNKKHKAPGAAAVRAAVSASRAKAAEAGAAPEAQTKKPVSRPPAAAAAGAREPRARPGPKIYSFNSANDSGGPANLDKSILKVVINNTLEQRIIGVINEHKKQSNDKGMISGRLTAKKLQDLYMALQAFSFKTKDIEDAMTHTLLHGGDLHSALDWLCLNLSDDALPEGFSQEFEEQQPKSRPKFQPAPVPAAVSPSLHPKTLRQEEDPKVKLKKEEKNTDVNMKEWILRYAEQENEEEKSENSKSLEEEEKFDPNERYLRLAAKLLDAKEQAATCKLEKNKPGQKEAQEKIRRFQREMETLEDHPVFNSAIKIPHQQNERKKPSVATEGEGALNFSLFEKSAATEEEKEKKKDLQDVRNFDYTARSWTGKSPKQFLIDWVRKNLPKSPNPSFEKVPVGRYWKCRVRVVRSESDVLVACPTILTEDGMQAQHLGATLALYRLVKGQSVHQLLPPTYRDVWLEWSDAEKKKEELNKMETNKPRDLFIARLLNKVKQQLQQQQQQYAESRREDAEDPAESWENLVSDEDFSALSLESEKAEDLEPVRNLFRKLQGTPKYQRLLKERQQLPVFKHRNSIVDTLKRHRVVVVAGETGSGKSTQVPHFLLEDLLLNESGSSKCNIVCTQPRRISAVSLATRVCDELGCESGPGGRNSLCGYQIRMESRASESTRLLYCTTGVLLRKLQEDGLLTSVSHVIVDEVHERSVQSDFLLVILKEILQKRSDLHLILMSATVDSEKFSTYFTHCPILRISGRSYPVEVFHLEDVIEQTGFVLERDSEYCQKFLEEEEEITINVTSKAGGIRKYQESIPVQTGGGADPNPLYEKFSSRTQHALFCMNPYKVNLDLIVELLTFLDRNPQFRNIEGAVLIFLPGLAHIQQLYDLLSADRRFSSERYKVIALHSILSTQDQAAAFTLPPAGVRKVVLATNIAETGITIPDVVFVIDTGRTKENKYHESSQMSSLVETFVSKASALQRQGRAGRVCAGVCFRLYTRERFEGFMDYSVPEILRVPLEELCLHVMKCSLGSPEDFLSKALDPPQPQVISNAMHLLRKIGACEPSEPKLTPLGQHLAALPVNVKIGKMLIFGAIFSCLDPVATLAAVMTEKSPFTTPIGRKDEADLAKSALALADSDHLTIYNAYLGWRKVRQEGSHRSEVAYCRRHFLSRTALLTLEDVKQELIKLVRAAGFSSSTASNSWEGNKTSQTISFQEIALLKAVLAAGLYDNVGKIMCTKSVDVTEKLACIVETAQGKAQVHPSSVNRDLQTYGWLLYQEKIRYARVYLRETTLVTPFPVLLFGGDIEVQHRERLLSVDGWIHFQAPVKIAVIFKQLRVLIDSVLRKKLENPKMSLENDKILQIITELIKTENNN, encoded by the exons ATGGGCGGCAGGAACAAGAAGCACAAGGCGCCGGGCGCCGCGGCGGTGCGGGCCGCCGTGTCTGCCTCCAGGGCCAAGGCCGCCGAGGCCGGAGCCGCCCCCGAGGCCCAGACCAAGAAGCCCGTGTCCAGGCCCCCCGCCGCCGCGGCCGCCGGCGCCCGGGAGCCCCGCGCCAGACCAG GCCCCAAAATTTATAGTTTCAATTCTGCAAATGATTCTGGTGGTCCTGCAAATCTggataaatctattttaaaa GTGGTAATTAATAACACACTAGAGCAAAGAATTATTGGAGTGATCAATGAGCATAAGAAGCAAAGTAATGACAAGGGAATGATTTCTGGAAGACTTACTGCCAAAAAATTACAG GATTTATACATGGCTTTACAAGCTTTTTCCTTTAAGACCAAGGACATTGAAGATGCCATGACTCACACTCTCTTGCATGGAGGTGATCTGCATTCTGCCCTGGACTGGCTCTGCTTAAACCTTTCAGATG aTGCACTTCCTGAGGGATTCAGTCAGGAATTTGAAGAGCAGCAACCTAAAAGTAGGCCAAAGTTCCAGCCTGCTCCAGTTCCAGCTGCTGTTTCACCCTCGTTACACCCTAAAACCTTAAGACAGGAAGAGGACCCTAAGGTTAAG ctaaaaaaggaagaaaaaaatacagacgTGAATATGAAAGAATGGATTTTGCGGTATGCTgaacaagaaaatgaagaagaaaagagtgAAAATTCTAAAAGtttagaggaggaggaaaagtttGACCCC AATGAAAGGTACCTGCGCCTTGCAGCGAAACTGCTGGATGCAAAGGAGCAGGCAGCCACCTGTAAACTGGAGAAGAACAAGCCGGGGCAGAAGGAGGCTCAGGAGAAAATAAGGAGATTTCAGAGAG AAATGGAAACTTTAGAAGATCATCCAGTATtcaactcagccataaaaattccacatcaacaaaatgaaagaaaaaagcctTCTGTAGCCACAGAAGGGGAAGGTGCTTTGAACTTCAGTTTATTTGAAAAATCAGCTGCTACTGaggaagaaaaag agaaaaagaaagaccttCAGGATGTAAGAAATTTTGACTATACTGCTCGAAGCTGGACTGGAAAATCTCCCAAACAATTTCTGATCGATTGGGTCAGGAAGAACCTTCCCAAGAGTCCCAATCCTTCCTTTGAAAAAGTTCCAGTAGGTAGATACTGGAAATGTAG GGTCCGGGTGGTCAGGTCCGAGAGCGACGTGCTGGTGGCGTGCCCCACGATCCTGACGGAGGACGGCATGCAGGCACAGCACCTGGGGGCCACACTGGCACTCTACCGGCTGGTGAAGGGGCAG TCAGTCCATCAGTTACTTCCTCCCACGTACCGGGATGTCTGGCTGGAGTGGAGTGacgcagaaaagaaaaaggaggaattgAATAAGATGGAGACCAATAAACCACGCGACCTCTTTATCGCCAGACTTCTGAACAAAGTgaagcagcagctgcagcagcagcagcagcagtatgctgagagcaggagggaggaCGCTGAGGACCCTGCGGAGTCCTGGGAGAACTTAGTCTCCGATGAGGACTTTTCTGCTCTGTCCTTGGAGTCGGAGAAGGCAGAAGACCTGGAACCTGTTAGAAATCTCTTCAGAAAGCTGCAGGGCACACCGAAGTACCAGCGACTCCTGAAGGAAAGGCAGCAGCTGCCTGTGTTCAAGCACAGGAATTCGATCGTGGACACTCTGAAGAGGCACCGGGTGGTGGTTGTGGCGGGTGAGACGGGCAGTGGGAAGAGCACCCAGGTGCCGCATTTTCTCTTGGAGGATTTGCTTCTGAATGAGTCCGGGTCGAGCAAATGTAACATTGTCTGCACCCAGCCCCGCAGGATCTCAGCCGTGAGTCTGGCCACCAGAGTGTGTGATGAATTGGGCTGTGAAAGTGGACCCGGAGGAAGG AATTCTTTGTGTGGATATCAGATCCGGATGGAATCGCGGGCTAGCGAATCTACCAGGTTACTCTATTGTACAACAGGAGTTTTGCTGAGGAAACTCCAAGAAGATGGTCTCCTAACCAGCGTGTCTCATGTTATTGTCGATGAG GTTCATGAAAGGAGTGTCCAGTCAGATTTCTTACTAGTCATCCTGAAGGAGATTTTGCAGAAGCGCTCTGACCTCCACTTGATTCTAATGAGCGCCACTGTGGACAGTGAGAAGTTCTCCACGTACTTCACGCACTGCCCTATTCTCAGGATTTCAGGGAGAAGCTATCCTGTTGAG GTTTTCCATCTGGAAGATGTAATAGAACAAACAGGCTTTGTGCTGGAGAGAGACTCAGAATATTGCCAGAAAtttctggaggaggaagaggaaataacCATCAATGTTACGAGCAAAGCAGGGGGAATAAGAAAGTATCAG GAATCTATCCCAGTTCAGACTGGGGGTGGTGCTGACCCAAATCCCCTGTACGAGAAGTTCAGCAGCCGCACGCAGCACGCCCTTTTCTGCATGAATCCATACAAGGTCAACCTGGACCTCATTGTGGAGCTTCTTACGTTTCTAG ATAGGAATCCCCAGTTCAGAAATATTGAAGGAGCAGTGTTGATCTTTTTACCTGGCCTTGCTCATATTCAGCAGCTGTATGATCTCCTATCAGCTGACAGAAGGTTTTCTTCTGAACg ATATAAAGTGATAGCTCTGCATTCTATTCTTTCAACCCAAGATCAGGCTGCAGCATTCACGCTCCCTCCTGCAGGAGTCAGGAAG gttgTTTTAGCAACAAATATTGCTGAGACGGGTATTACAATTCCAGATGTTGTATTTGTAATTGATACTGGGAggacaaaagaaaataa GTACCACGAGAGCAGCCAGATGAGCTCTTTGGTTGAGACGTTCGTCAGCAAGGCGAGCGCTCTGCAGCGCCAGGGCCGAGCCGGGCGGGTCTGTGCGGGGGTCTGCTTCCGCCTGTACACGCGAGAGAG atttgaAGGCTTTATGGACTACTCCGTGCCTGAAATCTTACGTGTACCTTTGGAGGAGTTATGTCTTCATGTCATG AAGTGCAGTCTCGGTTCCCCTGAAGACTTCCTCTCCAAAGCCTTAGACCCTCCTCAGCCACAGGTGATCAGCAACGCGATGCACCTGCTCCGGAAGATCGGAGCCTGTGAGCCGAGTGAGCCCAAGCTGACCCCCTTGGGCCAGCACCTTGCGGCACTGCCTGTGAACGTCAAGATAGGCAAGATGCTCATTTTCGGGGCCATATTCAGTTGCCTGGACCCAGTG GCCACGCTGGCTGCGGTCATGACAGAGAAGTCGCCGTTCACCACCCCGATTGGCCGGAAAGACGAAGCGGACCTGGCGAAGTCAGCCCTGGCCCTAGCGGACTCTGACCACCTGACCATCTACAATGCGTATCTGGG GTGGAGGAAGGTGCGGCAGGAGGGGAGCCACCGCTCGGAAGTGGCGTACTGCCGGAGACACTTCCTCAGCCGGACGGCGCTGCTCACCCTGGAG GATGTAAAGCAGGAGTTAATCAAACTGGTGAGGGCAGCAGGATTTTCATCATCCACAGCTTCTAACAGCTGGGAAGGAAACAAGACCTCACAGACCATCTCCTTCCAAGAAATTGCCCTTCTTAAAGCTGTGCTGGCCGCTGGGCTCTACGACAACGTGGGGAAGATCATGTGTACGAAATCAGTGGATGTTACGGAAAAACTGGCGTGCATTGTGGAGACAGCTCAAGGCAAAGCACAGGTGCACCCGTCCTCAGTGAACCGGGACCTGCAGACCTATGGGTGGCTCTTATACCAGGAGAAG ATAAGGTATGCCCGAGTCTACCTGCGGGAGACCACCCTCGTCACCCCTTTCCCGGTGCTGCTCTTCGGGGGCGACATCGAGGTTCAGCACCGGGAGCGCCTGCTCTCTGTGGACGGCTGGATCCACTTCCAG GCCCCTGTCAAAATAGCCGTTATTTTCAAGCAGCTAAGAGTTCTCATTGACTCTGTTCTAAGAAAGAAGCTTGAAAATCCGAAGATGTCCCTTGAGA ATGACAAGATTCTACAGATCATTACGGAATTGATCAAAACAGAGAATAATAATTGA